A part of Olleya sp. Bg11-27 genomic DNA contains:
- a CDS encoding DUF5991 domain-containing protein — MGIKSIFKYSFIVFFLILSCKKDINNKKALSTNEVVDVIQFSKAEERIKEFYLSYYKNSTTVNDDLLKRFITNRLFEKIQELGNSEDLILDYDPFIQGQDYRYDVIKKTLKIITSLNKENELKVSFNRFELENEKPTVVLLSLIKKGNIYLIDAINNDELLNLEEIKKFSDKNKNTKKGIKKPLNTPQVDNKNFGVKDYIGSYSYFSDMGKLDEIASITIGYSLEIKKDAVYFAGQGYQTNFDDLCYAKMNNGVLEIYYKKTIEGTEYNKNMTQPLVKIYKKGNTFYATSSQIKEGKEIKLKEE, encoded by the coding sequence ATGGGAATAAAATCAATTTTTAAGTACAGTTTTATAGTCTTTTTTCTAATACTAAGTTGCAAAAAAGATATAAATAATAAAAAAGCTTTAAGTACTAATGAAGTAGTAGATGTAATTCAATTTTCTAAAGCAGAAGAAAGGATTAAAGAGTTTTATCTTTCTTATTATAAAAATAGTACAACCGTTAATGATGACTTATTAAAAAGGTTTATAACTAATAGGCTTTTTGAAAAAATACAAGAATTAGGTAATTCTGAAGACTTAATTTTAGATTACGACCCATTCATACAAGGACAAGATTATCGCTATGACGTAATAAAAAAGACTTTAAAAATTATTACTTCTCTAAACAAAGAAAACGAATTAAAAGTAAGTTTTAATCGCTTTGAACTTGAAAATGAGAAACCAACTGTTGTTCTCTTATCTTTAATTAAAAAAGGAAATATTTACCTTATTGACGCTATTAATAATGATGAACTTCTGAATTTAGAAGAAATAAAAAAGTTTAGTGATAAAAATAAAAACACTAAAAAAGGAATTAAAAAACCTCTAAATACTCCTCAGGTTGATAATAAAAATTTTGGTGTAAAAGATTATATTGGTTCTTACTCTTATTTTTCTGACATGGGAAAATTAGACGAAATTGCTTCGATTACAATTGGTTATTCTTTAGAGATAAAAAAAGATGCTGTTTACTTTGCAGGACAAGGTTATCAAACAAATTTTGATGATTTATGTTATGCAAAAATGAACAATGGAGTTTTAGAGATTTATTATAAAAAAACTATAGAAGGTACTGAGTATAATAAAAACATGACACAGCCTTTAGTTAAGATATATAAAAAAGGAAATACCTTTTATGCTACCAGTTCACAGATAAAAGAAGGTAAAGAAATAAAGTTAAAGGAAGAATAA
- a CDS encoding SH3 domain-containing protein, translating to MKYIITLILILCLFSSCKEGTIAKEKNVQKKDFKIVTPLKDIYTIKIGLIDDSDGYTNIRLKPDSSSLIIGTILEDEYFFYKISKDNWFSVKTLNGLKGYVHKTRIINANSKEQLCVRINGFDPSDFSYDKDTIININTLNKKGTYFIRKLLYPKIKVKEKLKEKITFSENDIKIEISKNKFDPKEYKIVKEGGFVNVKDTNGLGGYMVVLAFQNMFSKV from the coding sequence ATGAAATATATTATTACGTTAATATTAATTCTTTGTTTATTTTCTTCATGTAAAGAAGGAACAATAGCTAAAGAGAAGAATGTACAGAAAAAAGATTTTAAAATAGTAACACCTCTAAAGGATATTTACACCATAAAAATAGGTTTAATCGACGATTCCGATGGATACACGAATATCAGATTAAAACCTGATTCTAGCTCTTTGATTATTGGAACTATTTTAGAAGATGAATATTTCTTTTATAAAATATCAAAGGATAATTGGTTTTCAGTTAAAACCCTGAATGGTTTAAAAGGTTATGTTCACAAGACTAGAATAATAAATGCGAATAGCAAAGAACAACTTTGTGTAAGAATTAATGGATTTGATCCTTCTGATTTTTCGTACGACAAAGACACTATAATTAACATCAATACATTGAATAAAAAAGGAACTTATTTTATCAGAAAATTACTGTATCCAAAAATAAAGGTAAAGGAGAAATTAAAAGAAAAAATCACCTTTTCAGAAAATGATATAAAAATCGAAATATCTAAAAATAAATTTGATCCTAAAGAGTATAAAATAGTTAAGGAAGGTGGTTTTGTTAATGTTAAAGACACGAATGGCCTAGGGGGTTATATGGTGGTTTTGGCATTCCAAAATATGTTTTCGAAAGTATAA
- a CDS encoding CHAP domain-containing protein — MTVALNEAKLAKGVEESQEPLASMVTKYHNNSNLYDNKSTTKTIEDSYTSSWCSSFVSWCLDETEYKGLKQTGSRFYIAHDDEWNKKSKNMFVKVYKPLYGALMVFSDCTKEGVLSSSGHIAFVYGTVKGSNKIAALGGNQSNQLKVTPFDCSGKVFVSWTRKNKAGKVIKIHYKKFRGFYMPKDFKGGVLLGEQNSYKNFKEANLEATTVAIKTNKNGESS; from the coding sequence ATGACCGTAGCATTAAATGAAGCAAAATTAGCTAAAGGGGTTGAGGAAAGTCAAGAACCACTTGCTTCAATGGTTACAAAATACCATAATAATTCTAATTTATATGATAATAAGTCTACCACTAAGACAATTGAAGATTCTTATACATCATCCTGGTGTTCTTCTTTTGTAAGTTGGTGTTTAGATGAAACAGAATATAAAGGTTTGAAACAAACTGGTTCTAGATTTTATATTGCTCATGATGATGAATGGAATAAAAAATCTAAAAACATGTTCGTTAAAGTATATAAGCCTTTATATGGTGCACTTATGGTTTTTTCTGATTGCACTAAAGAAGGAGTATTATCTAGCAGTGGTCATATTGCTTTTGTTTATGGGACAGTTAAAGGTAGTAATAAAATAGCTGCTCTTGGTGGTAATCAAAGTAATCAATTGAAAGTTACACCCTTTGATTGTTCAGGTAAAGTATTTGTTTCTTGGACACGGAAAAATAAAGCTGGTAAAGTAATTAAAATTCATTACAAAAAATTTAGAGGTTTTTATATGCCAAAAGATTTTAAGGGGGGAGTTTTATTAGGTGAACAGAATAGTTATAAAAATTTTAAAGAAGCTAATTTAGAAGCAACAACTGTTGCGATAAAAACAAATAAAAATGGAGAAAGTTCTTAG